The DNA window TTGGCTACTGGCTACTGATCGCCAGTGTGACGTTACGCATTTTGATGAAACGCCGCGCCGTACCCTCCGCCATGGCCTGGTTGCTGATCATTTATATTCTGCCGCTTTTTGGCATCGTGGCGTATTTGTCGTTTGGCGAATTAAATCTGGGCAAACGCCGGGCTGAACGTGCGAAAGCAATGTGGCCTTCCACCGCCCGTTGGCTAAGCGAATTGAAAGAAAGCCGCCGAATTTTCGCCACCGAATACAGCGAAGTGGCAAGCCCGCTGTTCGAATTGTGCAACCGCCGCCAGGGCATCGACGGCGTAAAAGGCAATCAGCTACAACTGCTGACCACCACCGACGCAACGCTAAACGCGCTGATCCGCGACATTGGACTGGCACGCAACAATATTGAGATGGTGTTCTATATCTGGCAGCCTGGCGGGCTGGTGGATCAGGTTGCCGAATCGCTGATGGCCGCCGCACGGCGCGGCGTGCACTGCCGCCTGATGCTTGATTCTGCCGGTAGCCTGCAATTTTTCCGCAGCGCCTACCCGGGCATGATGCGCAATGCCGGCATCGAGGTCGTCGAGGCGCTCAAGGTCAACCTGTTCCGCGTGTTTTTACGCCGGATGGATTTGCGCCAGCACCGCAAAGTGGTATTGATCGATAACTATATTGCCTATACCGGCAGTATGAACATGGTGGATCCGCGCTACTTCAAACAGGACGCCGGCGTCGGCCAGTGGGTGGATCTGATGGCGCGCATGGAAGGCCCGGTGGCCACCACCATGGGGATCGTCTATGCCTGCGACTGGGAAATTGAAACCGGCAAGCGTATTCTGCCACCGCCGCCAGACGTCAACATCATGCCGTTCGAACAGGAGAGCGGCCATACTATCCAGGTGATCGCCTCCGGCCCCGGTTTCCCGGAAGAGATGATCCACCAGGCCCTGCTGACGGCGGTATATGCCGCACGTGAGCAGCTCATTATGACAACGCCCTACTTTGTGCCCAGCGACGATCTGCTGCACGCCATTTGCACCGCTGCGCTACGCGGCGTAGACGTCAGTATTATTGTGCCGCGCGAAAACGACTCCATGCTGGTGCGTTGGGCCAGCCGCGCGTTCTTCTCCGAGCTGCTGGAAGCCGGGGTGAAAATCTATCAGTTCGAAGGCGGCCTGTTGCATACCAAAAGCGTGTTGGTCGACGGCCAGCTTAGCCTGGTCGGCACGGTTAACCTGGACATGCGTAGCCTGTGGCTTAACTTTGAAATCACGCTGGTTATCGACGATGACGGCTTCGGCAGCGACCTGGCCTGCGTGCAAGATGATTATATCGCCCGATCACAGTTGCTGGACCCCGCCCAATGGCTGAAGCGGCCCTTCTGGCACCGTATCGTTGAACGCCTGTTCTACTTTTTCAGTCCATTGCTGTAAAAGCGGCGGCGGGCGTGCTTTAATAACGCCAAATCATTTTTCTCAGGATTTTATTTATGGATTTGAATAACCGCCTTACCGAAGACGAAACGCTGGAACAGGCTTACGACATTTTCCTCGAGCTC is part of the Gibbsiella quercinecans genome and encodes:
- the cls gene encoding cardiolipin synthase is translated as MTTFYTVVSWLLIFGYWLLIASVTLRILMKRRAVPSAMAWLLIIYILPLFGIVAYLSFGELNLGKRRAERAKAMWPSTARWLSELKESRRIFATEYSEVASPLFELCNRRQGIDGVKGNQLQLLTTTDATLNALIRDIGLARNNIEMVFYIWQPGGLVDQVAESLMAAARRGVHCRLMLDSAGSLQFFRSAYPGMMRNAGIEVVEALKVNLFRVFLRRMDLRQHRKVVLIDNYIAYTGSMNMVDPRYFKQDAGVGQWVDLMARMEGPVATTMGIVYACDWEIETGKRILPPPPDVNIMPFEQESGHTIQVIASGPGFPEEMIHQALLTAVYAAREQLIMTTPYFVPSDDLLHAICTAALRGVDVSIIVPRENDSMLVRWASRAFFSELLEAGVKIYQFEGGLLHTKSVLVDGQLSLVGTVNLDMRSLWLNFEITLVIDDDGFGSDLACVQDDYIARSQLLDPAQWLKRPFWHRIVERLFYFFSPLL